The uncultured Tolumonas sp. DNA window AGCACGTATGGGGCATGAAAACCCTACTGCTGACCCACAACATTGAGACATTAGGACATATGTCTTGTAAACCCAGCCATCGGAGGGATCGGTAAAGGCCACTTGGTCAAAGAAGTGGATGCCATGGGCGGTATCATGGCGCGCGCCATTGATCATGCCGGGATCCAATTCCGCATTCTGAATTCCTCAAAAGGCCCAGCGGTGCGCGCCCACCCGTGCACAAGCGGATCGTCAGCTGTACAAACAAACTATTCGCCACATGTTGGAAAAACTACCCGAACCTGCAGTTATTCCCAGCAAGCCTGTGATGATCTGATCCTGGAAGGCGATCGTGTCTGTGGTGTAGTCACCCAAGCCGGGATCCGTATTCTGGCGAAAACAGTGGTACTGGACCGCGGGAACCTTCTTAAACGGCCTGATCCACATCGGTATGGAACATTATCGCGGTGGTCGCTCCGGTGATCCGGCCTCGGTCACGCTGGCTGAACGCATGCGCGAGATGCCATTGCGCGTCGGTCGCTTAAAAACCGGTACGCCACCAACGTATTGATGCTCGTTCAGTCGATTTTTCCCAATTACAGATGCAATTGGGTGACGATCCGGTACCGGTATTCTCATTTTTAGGTAAACGTGAGCAGCATCCACGCCAGGTCCCTTGTTTTATTACGCACACCCAACAATCAAACACATGATGTGATCCGTGCCAATCTGGATCGCAGCCCGAATGTACGCTGGTGTGATCGAAGGGATCGGTCCACGTTATTGCCCGTCGATCGAAGACAAGATCATGCGTTTTGCCGATAAAGAATCACATCAGATCTTTATCGAGCCGGAAGGACTGACCACGCATGAACTGTATCCAAATGGTATTTCCACCAGTTTGCCGTTTGATGTGCAGGTAAAGATAGTGCGTTCGATGAAAGGTTTTGAAAATGCCCATATTGCCCGCCCGGGTTATGCGATCGAATATGATTTCTTCGATCCTCGCGATCTGAAACCGAACATGGAAAACAAATGCCTGCAAAACCTATTTTTTGCCGGCCAGATCAACGGCACCACTGGTTACGAAGAAGCGGCGGCACAAGGTATGCTGGCCGGGATCAACGCCGCCCCTGCGCGCGCAGGATAAAGATCCGTGGTCACCGCGTCGGGATCAGGCTTATATCGGCGTGCTGATGGACGATCTGTCCACGCTGGGCACCAAAGAACCGTACCGCATGTTTACCAGCCGCGCGGAAATACCGTTTGCTGCTGCGCGAAGATAAACGCTGACTTGCGTTTAACCGCCATAGGACGCGATTTGGGGCTGGTCGACGATGAACGATGGTCCTTCTTCAACCACAAGCTGGAAATGATGGCACAGGAGCAACAGCGCCTGCAGGAGTGCTGGATCCAACCACAGCATCCGGCCACCGAAGCGCTGAACCAGATCCTGAAGATGCCACTGAGCCGTGCGGCCAGTCTGGAGGATCTGCTGCGTCGTCCGGAAGTGAATTATCAGGATCTGATGGCGATCGACGGCATTGGTCCGGGGATTGATCACCCGCAAGCGTCGGAACAGATTGAAATTCAGGTAAAATACGCCGGTTATATCGATCGTCAGCAAGATGAGATCGACAAACAACAGCGTCACGAAGAGACCTTGTTACCGCTGACACTGGATTACAACGAAGTACCGGGGTTATCCAAAGAAGTGATCATCAAACTCAACGATACCAAACCACAAACCGTGGGTCAGGCATCCCGTATTTCGGGGGTGACACCGGCGGCGATCTCTATTTTGTTAGTTCATCTGAAAAAACGTGGCTTGCTGCGTAAAACGGCCTGATTATATGCAAACATTACTTCCGCAGCTGGAATCTCTGCTGCAACAAGCTGATATATCGCTGTCCGATCAGCAGAAACAGCAACTGCTGGCGCTGGTCGGGTTGCTGCACAAGTGGAACAAGGCATACAATCTGACTTCGGTGCGGGAACCGGAAGCCATGCTGGTACGCCATATTCTCGATAGCATAGTGGTGGCACCACATCTGCACGGTTCTCGTTTTATCGATGTCGGCACCGGCCCCGGCTTGCCGGGTCTGCCGCTGGCCATTGTGCAGCCGGATAAACAATTCGTGTTACTGGATAGCCTGGGTAAACGCATTCGCTTTATCCGTCAGGTGATCATGGAATTAGGTTTAAAAAATGTCGTCGCCGTGCAGGCTCGGGTGGAAGATTTCCATGACGAACAAGGTTTTGACGGTGTATTGAGCCGGGCGTTTGCGTCGCTGACCGATATGCTGAACTGGTGCCATCATCTGCCGGCACCACAGGGTGTTTTTCTGGCGCTGAAAGGCTTGTATCCGCAAGATGAACTGGCGACTTTACCGGCAGGGTTTACACTGGTGACTTCGCATCGTCTTGACGTGCCGCAGCTGGACGCCGAACGCCATCTGATCATTGTGAAAAAACAACTTTAGGATCCGCTACAGTGGGAAAAGTCATTGCCATAGCAAACCAGAAAGGTGGGGTTGGTAAAACCACCACCAGTGTCAATTTGGCTGCGTCAATGGCGGCGACACGCCGTAAGGTTCTGCTGGTTGATCTCGATCCGCAGGGCAACGCCACCATGGCCAGCGGCGTGAATAAATACGAAGCGGAACGCACTATCTACGAACTACTGGTGGAAGAACAGCCGGTGCGTGATGTGATCATTACCGATACCACTGGCGGTTATGATCTGATTGCGGCCAACGGTGATGCTACTGCGGCGGAGATCCGCTTGATGGAAGTCTTCGCCCGTGAGATCCGGCTGCGTAATGCGCTGGCGCCGATCCGTGATGAATACGATTATATTTTTATCGATTGCCCACCCGCACTGAACCTGCTGACCGTGAATGCGATGTCGGCCGCGGATTCCGTGCTGGTGCCGATGCAATGTGAATATTTTGCCTTGGAAGGGCTGACCGCGTTGGTGGACACCATCAGTAAACTGGCGGCGGTGGTGAATCCACAACTGAAAATCGAAGGCGTGTTGCGAACGATGTTCGATCATCGCAATCGACTTTCCAACGAAGTCTCTGAACAGCTGAAGCAATATTTTGGTGAGAAAGTCTACCGGACGATTATCCCGCGGAATGTCCGGTTAGCCGAAGCACCCAGCCATGGCACCCCGGTGATGTATTACGATAAGAGTTCGCTGGGTTCCAAAGCGTATCTGGGGCTGGCCGGCGAATTATTGCGACGGGAAGAACAACAACACAAGGCCGAAGCCTCAGCGTGAGTGATTGGTTATGACATTGAAAAAACGCGGTTTAGGCAAAGGTTTGGAAGCCTTGCTGGGCACCAGTCAGGTTGCCCGGCAGAAGCAAATTATCAGTGATATACAAGCGGATGCTGCGCAAAACCGGGTTGATAATCAAACCGGCGAATTACAAACCCTGCCGGTGACCTGGTTACGGCCGGGAAAATATCAGCCACGACGCGATATGTCGCAGGATGCGCTGGAAGATCTGGCCAATTCGATCCGCGCGCAAGGGGTGATCCAGCCGATTGTGGTGCGCCGCATCGCTGATCAGCAATATGAAATTATCGCCGGTGAACGTCGCTGGCGTGCCAGCCAGTTAGTACGACTGGAAACTGTGCCTTGCCTGATCAAAAACGTTGAAGACAACGCTGCCGTGGCGATAGCACTGATTGAGAATA harbors:
- a CDS encoding ParA family protein translates to MGKVIAIANQKGGVGKTTTSVNLAASMAATRRKVLLVDLDPQGNATMASGVNKYEAERTIYELLVEEQPVRDVIITDTTGGYDLIAANGDATAAEIRLMEVFAREIRLRNALAPIRDEYDYIFIDCPPALNLLTVNAMSAADSVLVPMQCEYFALEGLTALVDTISKLAAVVNPQLKIEGVLRTMFDHRNRLSNEVSEQLKQYFGEKVYRTIIPRNVRLAEAPSHGTPVMYYDKSSLGSKAYLGLAGELLRREEQQHKAEASA
- a CDS encoding FAD-dependent oxidoreductase translates to MPIWIAARMYAGVIEGIGPRYCPSIEDKIMRFADKESHQIFIEPEGLTTHELYPNGISTSLPFDVQVKIVRSMKGFENAHIARPGYAIEYDFFDPRDLKPNMENKCLQNLFFAGQINGTTGYEEAAAQGMLAGINAAPARAG
- a CDS encoding FAD-dependent oxidoreductase, producing MVKEVDAMGGIMARAIDHAGIQFRILNSSKGPAVRAHPCTSGSSAVQTNYSPHVGKTTRTCSYSQQACDDLILEGDRVCGVVTQAGIRILAKTVVLDRGNLLKRPDPHRYGTLSRWSLR
- the rsmG gene encoding 16S rRNA (guanine(527)-N(7))-methyltransferase RsmG; amino-acid sequence: MQTLLPQLESLLQQADISLSDQQKQQLLALVGLLHKWNKAYNLTSVREPEAMLVRHILDSIVVAPHLHGSRFIDVGTGPGLPGLPLAIVQPDKQFVLLDSLGKRIRFIRQVIMELGLKNVVAVQARVEDFHDEQGFDGVLSRAFASLTDMLNWCHHLPAPQGVFLALKGLYPQDELATLPAGFTLVTSHRLDVPQLDAERHLIIVKKQL
- a CDS encoding FAD-dependent oxidoreductase: MHIGMEHYRGGRSGDPASVTLAERMREMPLRVGRLKTGTPPTY